One stretch of Scyliorhinus canicula chromosome 7, sScyCan1.1, whole genome shotgun sequence DNA includes these proteins:
- the LOC119969325 gene encoding LOW QUALITY PROTEIN: ATP synthase F(0) complex subunit C3, mitochondrial-like (The sequence of the model RefSeq protein was modified relative to this genomic sequence to represent the inferred CDS: inserted 3 bases in 2 codons): MMYACAKFVSCLAVVRSTSKTFLWPMSASVFRPEIQNEXSTAPLCTRNVLVQTVRQDLQTSVTSRDIDTAAXFIGAGTATVGVAGSGAGIGTVFGSLIIIYARNPSLKQQLFSYAILRFALSEAMGLFCLMVAFLILFAM, translated from the exons ATGATGTATGCTTGTGCTAAGTTTGTCTCCTGTCTTGCCGTGGTTCGCAGCACTTCAAAGACATTCCTTTGGCCAATGTCAGCCTCAGTCTTCAGACCAGAGATCCAAAACG CAAGCACAGCTCCTCTCTGCACCAGAAATGTACTGGTGCAGACTGTGCGGCAGGACCTCCAGACCAGTGTCACCTCCAGGGACATCGACACTGCTGC GTTCATCGGTGCTGGCACTGCTACTGTAGGAGTGGCTGGCTCTGGTGCTGGTATTGGGACTGTATTCGGCAGCTTGATTATTATCTACGCCAGGAACCCTTCCCTGAAACAGCAGCTTTTCTCGTATGCAATCCTGCGATTTGCCCTTTCTGAGGCTATGGGTCTCTTCTGTCTGATGGTTGCCTTCCTGATCCTGTTTGCCATGTAa